A window from Pseudomonas frederiksbergensis encodes these proteins:
- the wecB gene encoding non-hydrolyzing UDP-N-acetylglucosamine 2-epimerase, with protein sequence MAPLVKALAAEPGIHSQICVTGQHQSMLKQVLDLFDLKADFTLDVMTPHQTLNSLTAALYGAIDPVLETIRPDRVLVHGDTTSAMVAAMAAFHRRIPVGHVEAGLRTGDIYSPWPEEMNRRCIDMGADMLFAPTHESRKNLLDERLQGRSFVTGNTVIDALQMTARRIERDAELRASLDRQFLFLKPGRKVLLVTGHRRENFGEGFLDICKALSHLARRADIQIVYPVHLNPNVMGPVTEHLGDLPNVHLIKPLDYLAFVRLMQRAHVILTDSGGVQEEAPSLGKPVLVMRDVTERPEAVAAGTVRLVGTSPNSIIAGVNALFDDDLLWRRCSQAANPYGDGKASARIVDALMGRPVDEFVVTRGLLPKFLHYPSGVPVTEKYHPAFT encoded by the coding sequence ATGGCGCCGTTGGTCAAGGCCCTTGCTGCAGAACCTGGCATTCATTCGCAGATATGCGTTACCGGCCAACATCAAAGCATGCTTAAACAGGTGCTGGATCTGTTCGACCTCAAGGCCGATTTCACCCTCGATGTCATGACCCCCCATCAGACGCTCAACTCGCTGACGGCGGCGCTTTACGGGGCGATTGATCCGGTTCTGGAAACGATTCGGCCGGACCGGGTGCTGGTGCATGGCGATACGACTTCTGCGATGGTGGCCGCGATGGCTGCTTTTCACCGTCGGATCCCGGTCGGTCATGTGGAAGCCGGGTTGCGAACCGGTGATATCTACAGCCCATGGCCGGAAGAAATGAACCGGCGCTGCATCGATATGGGGGCGGACATGCTCTTTGCGCCGACTCACGAATCGCGCAAAAACCTGCTCGACGAACGCCTTCAAGGTCGTTCCTTCGTGACCGGCAATACGGTGATCGACGCGTTGCAAATGACGGCGCGGCGCATTGAGCGGGACGCTGAGTTGCGTGCAAGCCTGGACCGGCAATTCCTGTTCCTGAAACCCGGCCGCAAGGTTCTGCTGGTAACCGGGCATCGTCGGGAAAACTTCGGCGAAGGCTTCCTCGATATCTGCAAGGCGCTGAGCCATTTGGCCCGACGGGCTGATATCCAGATCGTTTATCCGGTGCACTTGAATCCCAATGTCATGGGGCCGGTCACCGAGCACCTGGGCGACCTGCCCAACGTGCACCTGATCAAGCCACTTGACTACCTGGCGTTCGTGCGCCTGATGCAACGTGCGCATGTGATCCTCACCGACTCCGGTGGCGTGCAGGAAGAAGCCCCCTCCCTGGGCAAACCCGTGCTGGTCATGCGTGACGTTACCGAGCGCCCCGAAGCTGTCGCCGCGGGCACTGTGCGTCTGGTTGGCACCTCGCCCAACTCGATCATCGCTGGCGTCAATGCATTGTTCGATGACGACTTGCTGTGGCGCCGTTGCTCCCAGGCTGCCAACCCTTATGGCGATGGCAAGGCCAGTGCGCGCATCGTCGACGCCCTGATGGGTCGCCCGGTCGATGAATTCGTCGTGACACGGGGGCTTTTACCCAAGTTCCTGCACTACCCGTCCGGGGTGCCTGTTACCGAAAAATATCACCCGGCCTTCACCTGA
- a CDS encoding phage holin family protein: MNREDSDFPGTRPVSATEHDASVVGLLRQLSREVPALFTKELALAKAELQASLTTLKAGIAAVAGGAIVLLAGFIILLMSAVYGLSLVMAPWLAALIVGVVVMIIGFAMLQSGKKQFEPSHFKPDRTLDALNKDQEALRRKVS; the protein is encoded by the coding sequence ATGAACAGAGAAGATTCAGATTTTCCCGGCACAAGACCGGTGTCCGCCACTGAGCATGACGCGTCGGTTGTCGGCTTGTTACGCCAGCTGTCGCGCGAAGTGCCAGCGTTGTTTACCAAGGAACTGGCATTGGCCAAAGCCGAGCTTCAAGCCAGCCTGACGACGCTCAAGGCCGGCATTGCCGCGGTCGCGGGCGGTGCGATTGTGCTGCTGGCAGGCTTCATTATCTTGTTGATGTCTGCCGTCTACGGACTGAGCCTCGTGATGGCGCCCTGGTTGGCTGCGCTGATTGTGGGTGTGGTGGTGATGATCATCGGGTTCGCCATGTTGCAGTCAGGAAAAAAACAATTCGAGCCGTCTCACTTCAAGCCAGATCGCACACTGGACGCTTTGAATAAAGACCAGGAAGCCCTGCGGAGGAAAGTCTCATGA
- a CDS encoding DUF3618 domain-containing protein, translated as MNRELELESQKSPETIEREIDAQRASIGNIVDALESKFTPGQMFDQALGLLQSNGTMFLSNLGTSVRNNPVPAVLTSVGLLWLMMSQNRPPTPVYRTVPDQDRVGEWADGLADGIDSAREHLHHTTDTLKEGYQTVKSKAANLTDNLGAATENISHTVHDVGDRLVRSTHVMSNQFSHLLKEQPLVVAAAGIALGAMLGAALPSTATEQRYLGKTSAGLADKVKQQAREGFEAVRDTVTKTTDHSQTEVRPDGERRPASDSPADLSRGLGTS; from the coding sequence ATGAACCGTGAACTTGAACTGGAATCACAAAAAAGTCCGGAAACCATCGAACGTGAAATCGATGCGCAGCGGGCCAGCATCGGCAATATCGTTGATGCGCTGGAAAGCAAATTCACCCCGGGTCAGATGTTCGATCAGGCGCTGGGTTTGTTGCAGAGCAATGGCACGATGTTCCTCAGTAACTTGGGCACCAGCGTTCGTAACAACCCCGTTCCAGCGGTACTGACGTCAGTCGGGTTGCTGTGGTTGATGATGAGTCAGAATCGTCCGCCGACCCCGGTTTATCGAACGGTTCCCGATCAGGACAGGGTTGGCGAGTGGGCCGATGGCCTGGCGGACGGTATCGACAGTGCGCGCGAGCATTTGCACCACACCACCGATACGCTCAAAGAGGGTTATCAGACGGTCAAAAGCAAAGCCGCCAACCTGACGGATAACCTGGGTGCCGCCACCGAAAACATCAGCCACACCGTGCATGATGTCGGCGACCGGCTGGTGCGCAGCACCCACGTCATGAGCAATCAGTTCAGCCATCTGCTCAAGGAACAACCCTTGGTGGTCGCCGCTGCTGGCATCGCCTTGGGCGCCATGCTGGGGGCGGCTTTGCCGTCGACGGCGACTGAACAGCGGTACCTGGGCAAGACCAGCGCCGGTCTGGCTGACAAGGTCAAGCAACAGGCACGGGAGGGCTTTGAGGCGGTGCGCGACACCGTGACAAAGACCACTGATCATTCGCAGACGGAGGTCAGGCCGGATGGGGAGCGCCGTCCTGCGTCCGATTCACCAGCCGATCTATCACGAGGGTTAGGCACTTCGTAA
- a CDS encoding DUF6555 family protein, with protein MNRTDLFVIEYKLHGEPRSFIIRAKKMCNADAWHWASCDAGLAPIPRPGKPPLKVVSKPQAERYGVTDVKWRESAALDWTQV; from the coding sequence ATGAACCGCACTGATCTCTTCGTCATCGAGTACAAGCTCCATGGAGAGCCGAGGTCCTTCATCATCCGGGCCAAGAAAATGTGCAATGCGGATGCCTGGCATTGGGCGAGTTGTGATGCCGGATTGGCGCCTATTCCCAGGCCCGGGAAACCGCCGCTTAAAGTCGTATCCAAACCCCAGGCCGAGCGGTACGGCGTCACTGATGTGAAATGGCGCGAGTCCGCAGCGCTGGATTGGACGCAGGTTTAG
- a CDS encoding carboxylate-amine ligase, with protein MNRPLRFGIEEEYFITDLDTRRLCEQPPGASIEACKRVTGDCFAYEMFQSQIEVASPIFTSLAQAKEYLVTARHRLRCTLESFDLGLLCAASHPLADWRTQQATGQDHFLQLFEDYQCVARRSLLSGLHVHVEVGRHLDRIQVMNEVLPWMPLLLALSSSSPFWDGVDSGFMSYRQTACDEWPRMGIPEFFEDEAAYAAYIALLIRTGTIKQASECWWGVRPAAHYPTLELRMTDACPRLDDALCIASLFRLLVAYAMDQPRPGSAYSQASQWILKENRWRAKRFGIHAAFIVEGYDRPFSAEQWLFLAEQMLGDAARNMQVENAFSQARRILRDGTSAERQRTVFKRAIGGGEDGPAALSQVVDQLLMETAQEPCDSIATPTL; from the coding sequence ATGAACAGGCCATTGAGGTTCGGTATTGAAGAGGAATACTTCATCACTGACCTGGACACACGACGCCTGTGCGAGCAGCCTCCCGGCGCGTCGATTGAAGCGTGCAAGCGGGTGACGGGCGATTGTTTCGCTTATGAAATGTTCCAGAGTCAAATCGAAGTGGCCTCGCCGATTTTCACCAGCCTTGCGCAAGCAAAGGAGTACCTTGTAACGGCTCGCCATCGATTGCGGTGCACACTCGAATCCTTTGACCTGGGATTGCTCTGCGCCGCAAGCCATCCTCTGGCCGACTGGCGTACGCAACAGGCCACCGGGCAAGATCATTTTCTTCAACTGTTCGAAGACTATCAGTGCGTAGCTCGGCGTAGCCTGTTATCCGGTTTGCACGTGCATGTTGAAGTTGGCCGACACCTGGATCGCATTCAAGTGATGAACGAAGTCTTGCCGTGGATGCCGTTGTTGCTGGCACTCAGTAGCTCCTCGCCATTTTGGGACGGCGTCGACAGCGGTTTCATGAGCTACCGGCAGACGGCGTGTGACGAGTGGCCGAGGATGGGCATACCGGAGTTCTTCGAGGATGAAGCGGCCTACGCCGCCTATATCGCTTTGTTGATCCGTACCGGCACTATCAAACAGGCCAGCGAATGCTGGTGGGGAGTGCGGCCTGCTGCGCACTACCCGACCCTGGAATTGCGCATGACCGATGCCTGCCCGCGCCTGGACGATGCGCTGTGCATTGCCTCGTTGTTTCGATTGCTGGTCGCCTACGCCATGGATCAACCGCGGCCAGGGTCAGCCTATTCGCAAGCGTCGCAATGGATCCTCAAGGAAAATCGCTGGCGGGCTAAACGATTTGGTATCCATGCGGCGTTCATCGTTGAAGGTTACGACCGGCCATTCTCTGCCGAGCAGTGGCTGTTCCTGGCGGAGCAGATGCTGGGCGACGCAGCGCGGAACATGCAGGTGGAAAACGCCTTTTCTCAAGCTCGCCGAATCCTCCGGGACGGAACCAGTGCAGAGCGGCAGAGGACCGTCTTCAAACGAGCCATAGGCGGTGGAGAGGATGGTCCTGCAGCGCTATCTCAAGTCGTGGATCAATTGCTGATGGAAACGGCACAAGAGCCTTGCGATTCAATAGCGACGCCTACCCTGTAG
- a CDS encoding ATP-dependent Clp protease proteolytic subunit, with product MTEHIIHFHCQIDQGTTERFRDCCLEAIDQGATSLLLNLSTCGGSTNFGFTLYTFLKSLPVPLCAINAGNIESMGIIMFLAASRRITSPHARFLIHPMNWYFSQKSVDHQRLREYLSSLDNDLARYVQIFNLETAEAETKLDIFHCLSAEEKVIAAHESLAYGIAHEMQQMVFADDVKHWKVSGG from the coding sequence ATGACTGAACACATCATCCATTTTCATTGCCAGATCGACCAGGGAACGACCGAGCGCTTCAGGGATTGTTGTCTTGAAGCCATCGATCAAGGTGCCACGTCATTGCTGTTGAACCTGTCGACGTGTGGTGGCAGCACCAATTTCGGCTTCACGCTCTATACCTTTCTGAAGTCGTTGCCGGTGCCGCTGTGCGCGATCAATGCGGGCAACATCGAATCGATGGGCATCATCATGTTTTTAGCGGCAAGCCGACGCATCACGTCGCCGCATGCGCGCTTCCTGATTCATCCCATGAACTGGTACTTCAGTCAAAAATCGGTCGACCATCAACGCTTGCGCGAATACCTGTCGAGCCTCGACAACGACCTCGCCCGCTATGTACAGATCTTCAACCTCGAGACCGCTGAGGCAGAAACCAAACTCGATATTTTCCATTGCCTTTCAGCGGAAGAGAAAGTCATCGCAGCCCACGAATCCCTGGCTTACGGCATCGCCCATGAGATGCAGCAGATGGTCTTCGCCGACGATGTCAAACACTGGAAAGTCAGCGGTGGTTGA
- a CDS encoding general stress protein → MANTGNNNPGNFGNDREKASEAGKKGGEASSGNFANDPQRASEAGQKGGMASGGQQSKDADRMSGGGQGAGREGSFTDDNEEISQSGQKGGQASGGRQSSDADRSSSGGQGSGRGGNFADDRDKASQAGRKGGEQGPGSGRKS, encoded by the coding sequence ATGGCTAACACTGGAAACAACAACCCCGGAAACTTTGGCAATGACCGGGAAAAAGCCTCGGAAGCCGGCAAGAAAGGCGGCGAGGCATCAAGCGGCAATTTTGCCAACGATCCACAACGGGCTTCTGAGGCTGGCCAAAAAGGTGGCATGGCTTCAGGCGGACAGCAGTCAAAAGATGCTGACCGTATGTCCGGCGGTGGTCAGGGCGCAGGACGCGAAGGCAGCTTTACCGACGACAACGAAGAAATCTCGCAGTCGGGCCAGAAAGGTGGCCAGGCTTCGGGTGGGCGACAATCCTCCGACGCGGATCGGTCGTCCAGTGGCGGACAGGGAAGTGGTCGCGGCGGTAACTTTGCCGACGACAGGGATAAAGCCTCTCAAGCAGGGCGCAAAGGAGGTGAACAAGGCCCTGGTAGCGGACGTAAGTCCTGA